The DNA segment AAAGGTGTTTAGACTCAACAGCGACTACAGAAAttcgagaagaaaaaagactggGAGAagtaagatgaaggaaaagggctGTAATACTTCTTTTCCGTTTGTTCGAAGAATTCTCAAGAGTTTTCGGAGGACTGTCTGCGTCACATGTGAATACTCGTTCAAGGTTCTCACCTGCATCGATAACCCATGCGGATTTTGCGGAAGATGTTAGCACAGTCTTCGCAGATCCAGTCTACTTTCTCATAAAGGTCCCTGTTACCAATAAGGTTCGGGCACTCATCGTCGATCATCCTCGCCGCTGTTCGCTGGACACTGAGGCTCCAGAGGGCGGCCATGACCACCACGGCCAGCAGCCACATCCTCTGTCAGAcggagatgaagagagggatAATGTTTCTCGTCTCTCTGAACCATTTATGGAATAGTTTAAAAGAGGACATGGATGCAGAACAGGAACAAAAATCCGTTCCAGGATTATAAATGAAAAGATCACCACGCATTATTACACTTAGTAAAGAGCTTTCGGCTCCCATCAGATGAGACAAAATGAAGCGTGAAGAGCATGCTACGCTCAGACTGACACGCAAACATGGATTCATCGTGGCAAAGTTAACAGTCTTGGTGTACATATTTGTTGGTTAAGTTGGTTAAATGTTTTGTGATTACTTGCGAGGTACAACATGAATGTTAATTTAATTGAAAAATACTTGAAGATAGACTCAGGCATATTCTAAAACTATTACCTTGATgtacacacacgtaaaaaaaaaaaaagtaaataaataaataaataataataataataataaaaaggacgAAACTCAATGAACACTATAGAAAACCAGTTGTACTAACCTGATACGAAAATTTAGAGTTAGCGCA comes from the Scylla paramamosain isolate STU-SP2022 chromosome 28, ASM3559412v1, whole genome shotgun sequence genome and includes:
- the LOC135115121 gene encoding molt-inhibiting hormone-like gives rise to the protein MMSCANSKFSYQRMWLLAVVVMAALWSLSVQRTAARMIDDECPNLIGNRDLYEKVDWICEDCANIFRKIRMGYRCRRNCFYNEEFTWCISATENTEHKKELMQWVAILRATPERHRSFLTSIQGGAAIRPHADDGTAY